A window of Pseudomonadota bacterium contains these coding sequences:
- the hemC gene encoding hydroxymethylbilane synthase, which yields MNHKNRITIGTRGSALALWQANWVKSELEREYPGIEVTLRIIKTKGDKILDVPLAKVGGKGLFVKEIEDALLAGEIDLAVHSMKDVPTTLPAGLQVEIIPIREDPRDAFFSCDGRTLRELPAGALIGTSSLRRKAQLLHVFPHLETRDLRGNIDTRLKKIARGEYAGIILAYAGVKRLGWADKATELLPPEVSLPAIAQGALGIETRAQDDFNNQRLAFFHHAESALAVRAERALLRTLEGGCQVPIAAYATVGANRQIQLSGLVAALDGHRIIKLTEAGKDPEILGELLARQLLQHGADRLLAECFALHPETTQA from the coding sequence ATGAACCATAAGAACCGTATCACCATCGGCACCCGTGGCAGCGCCCTGGCTTTGTGGCAGGCCAACTGGGTCAAAAGCGAACTGGAACGCGAATACCCAGGAATTGAGGTGACTTTAAGAATCATCAAAACCAAAGGAGATAAGATTCTCGATGTCCCCTTGGCCAAGGTCGGCGGCAAGGGCCTTTTCGTCAAGGAGATTGAAGATGCCCTGCTGGCCGGTGAAATCGATCTGGCGGTTCACAGCATGAAGGATGTTCCGACCACATTACCGGCAGGTCTGCAGGTTGAGATCATCCCCATCCGCGAGGATCCCCGCGACGCCTTTTTTTCCTGCGACGGCAGAACCCTGCGGGAGCTGCCTGCGGGAGCTCTGATCGGAACCAGCAGCCTGCGTCGTAAAGCTCAGCTCCTGCACGTTTTCCCTCACCTTGAAACCAGGGATTTGCGAGGCAACATCGACACCCGACTTAAAAAAATAGCGCGCGGGGAATACGCCGGCATCATTCTGGCCTATGCCGGCGTTAAACGCTTGGGCTGGGCCGACAAGGCCACGGAGCTCCTGCCTCCGGAAGTTTCCTTGCCGGCTATCGCTCAGGGCGCCCTGGGCATTGAAACCCGCGCCCAGGACGACTTCAACAACCAGCGTCTGGCTTTCTTTCACCATGCGGAAAGCGCTCTCGCGGTCCGGGCGGAAAGGGCCCTGCTTCGCACCCTGGAGGGGGGCTGTCAGGTGCCGATCGCGGCTTACGCCACGGTCGGTGCCAACCGGCAGATTCAGCTCAGCGGCCTGGTCGCCGCCCTGGACGGTCACCGCATCATCAAATTGACCGAGGCGGGAAAAGATCCTGAAATTCTGGGCGAGCTTCTAGCCCGCCAACTCTTGCAGCACGGAGCCGACCGCCTGCTGGCGGAATGCTTCGCCCTGCACCCTGAAACCACTCAGGCCTGA
- the gatB gene encoding Asp-tRNA(Asn)/Glu-tRNA(Gln) amidotransferase subunit GatB → MMDYEIVIGLEVHCQLLTQTKIFCGCSTDFGNPPNHNTCPVCTGMPGALPVLNRKVVDFAIRAGLATGCEITRNSVFARKNYFYPDLPKGYQISQFELPICLAGHLDIEVEGGVKRIGITRIHMEEDAGKLVHPEYSGGVSYVDYNRACVPLLEIVSEPDMRSSAEAVAYLKALREIMVYLGITDGNMEEGSFRCDANISLRRWGAPHFGIRAELKNMNSFRNVQRAIDYEVERQRDILDGGGQVVQETRLWNVERGVTMPMRGKEEAHDYRYFPDPDLLPVVIEEAWIAGIRAGLPELPAAKRRRFAAAYGLSEADIEVLTAERAMADFFEAAVGFFPQPKPVANWIMAELLKFINEDKITIEKCPITPEGLARLLRLIEDGAISGKIAKQVFARMYAEADNDPLRLVEEEGLGQISDSAELAKLVDELVAANQDKVAEYRAGKVKMFGFFVGQVMKKTGGQANPQMVNELLKERIG, encoded by the coding sequence GTGATGGATTATGAAATTGTTATCGGACTTGAGGTTCATTGTCAGCTGCTGACGCAGACCAAAATCTTCTGTGGCTGTTCCACTGATTTCGGTAATCCTCCCAATCACAATACCTGTCCGGTGTGCACCGGGATGCCCGGGGCGTTGCCGGTGTTGAACCGTAAGGTCGTTGATTTTGCGATTCGCGCCGGTCTGGCGACGGGTTGCGAAATTACGCGAAACAGTGTTTTTGCCCGTAAAAATTATTTTTATCCGGATCTGCCCAAGGGTTATCAGATTTCCCAGTTTGAACTGCCGATCTGTCTGGCCGGTCATCTCGATATAGAGGTTGAGGGAGGGGTGAAACGAATCGGCATTACCCGAATCCATATGGAGGAGGATGCCGGGAAGCTGGTTCATCCGGAATATTCCGGCGGGGTCAGCTATGTTGACTACAATCGGGCCTGCGTGCCTTTGCTTGAGATTGTCAGCGAGCCCGACATGCGCAGTTCCGCCGAAGCCGTGGCTTATCTCAAGGCCCTGCGTGAAATTATGGTTTACTTAGGCATTACCGACGGCAACATGGAGGAAGGCAGTTTTCGTTGTGACGCCAATATCTCCCTGCGGCGTTGGGGCGCGCCTCATTTCGGAATCCGGGCCGAGCTGAAGAATATGAATTCCTTCCGTAACGTTCAGCGCGCGATTGATTATGAGGTCGAGCGCCAGCGCGATATTCTTGACGGCGGCGGGCAGGTGGTGCAGGAAACCCGCTTATGGAATGTCGAGCGTGGGGTGACCATGCCGATGCGGGGCAAGGAGGAGGCGCATGATTATCGTTATTTCCCCGATCCCGATCTTTTGCCGGTAGTGATCGAGGAGGCCTGGATAGCCGGGATTCGGGCGGGGCTGCCGGAATTGCCGGCCGCGAAACGTCGGCGTTTTGCCGCGGCTTACGGGCTTTCTGAAGCCGATATCGAAGTTCTGACCGCCGAGCGCGCCATGGCCGATTTCTTTGAGGCCGCGGTTGGCTTTTTCCCTCAGCCCAAGCCGGTGGCCAACTGGATCATGGCCGAACTGCTGAAATTTATCAACGAAGACAAAATCACGATCGAAAAGTGTCCGATAACCCCGGAAGGATTGGCCCGGCTTCTGCGCCTGATTGAGGATGGCGCCATCAGCGGTAAAATCGCCAAGCAGGTATTCGCCCGCATGTATGCTGAAGCCGACAACGATCCTTTGCGTCTGGTCGAGGAGGAAGGGCTGGGGCAGATCTCGGACAGCGCCGAACTGGCCAAGCTGGTTGATGAGCTTGTCGCCGCCAATCAGGACAAGGTTGCGGAGTATCGGGCCGGTAAGGTTAAAATGTTTGGTTTTTTTGTCGGTCAGGTTATGAAAAAGACCGGGGGGCAGGCTAACCCACAGATGGTCAATGAACTTTTAAAAGAGAGAATTGGTTGA
- a CDS encoding glutamyl-tRNA reductase, which translates to MHIVTLGLNHQTAPVEIRERLAFPSETLPAALNQLRQECGLVEALILSTCNRVELYGITPTLDQCRERMIAFLARHHRFDASDFADKLYFHNDREAVRHGFRVASSLDSMVIGEPQILGQLKDAFAVASENCATGLILNRYLHRSFFIAKEVRTRTRIASCAVSVSFAAVELAKKIFGDLKGMKALLIGAGEMCELAARHFISHGVDEVLVTNRTFSRARELADDFAGIAIPFDKFHQQLDQADIILSSTGSPTYLLRPPELISALKKRRNRPIFLIDIAVPRDIDPKVNEIDNIYLYDVDDLQGVVSENLDQREQEAQRAENLVDLEVDKFEHWLASLAVTPTIKELRNQVMKIVRTELDKTLPDISGLNLEEQKRLDAMVNAISNKILHHPINYLKNTDFCHNSQPAATIRRIFHLAGEDGQ; encoded by the coding sequence ATGCATATTGTCACCTTAGGCCTGAACCATCAAACCGCCCCGGTAGAAATCAGGGAACGTTTGGCTTTCCCGTCCGAGACTCTGCCCGCCGCCCTCAATCAGCTGCGTCAGGAATGCGGCCTGGTTGAAGCCCTGATCCTTTCAACCTGCAATCGGGTCGAGCTCTACGGCATTACGCCCACGCTGGATCAGTGCCGCGAACGGATGATCGCTTTTCTGGCCCGTCATCATCGGTTTGACGCCTCCGACTTTGCCGACAAACTTTATTTTCACAATGATCGGGAAGCCGTCCGCCACGGCTTTCGCGTGGCCTCCAGCCTTGATTCAATGGTCATCGGCGAACCTCAGATTCTGGGACAGCTCAAGGATGCGTTCGCCGTTGCCTCAGAAAACTGCGCTACCGGTCTGATCCTGAACCGTTACCTGCATCGCTCATTTTTCATCGCCAAAGAGGTCCGAACCCGCACCCGCATCGCCAGTTGCGCGGTCTCGGTCAGCTTTGCCGCCGTCGAACTGGCCAAAAAAATTTTCGGCGACCTCAAAGGCATGAAAGCCCTGCTGATCGGCGCCGGCGAAATGTGCGAACTGGCGGCGCGGCATTTTATCAGCCATGGCGTGGATGAGGTTCTGGTTACCAACCGCACCTTCAGCCGGGCCCGGGAACTGGCGGATGATTTTGCCGGGATTGCCATTCCTTTCGATAAATTCCATCAGCAGCTGGATCAGGCCGACATTATTTTAAGTTCGACCGGATCTCCGACCTATCTACTGCGTCCCCCGGAACTGATCAGCGCTTTAAAAAAAAGACGTAATCGACCGATCTTCTTGATCGACATCGCGGTGCCCCGGGATATCGATCCCAAAGTCAATGAAATCGACAATATCTATCTTTACGACGTCGATGATTTACAGGGCGTGGTCTCGGAGAATCTTGACCAGCGAGAGCAGGAGGCCCAGCGCGCTGAAAACCTGGTCGACCTCGAGGTCGACAAATTTGAACATTGGCTCGCATCCCTGGCCGTAACTCCGACCATCAAGGAACTCAGGAACCAGGTCATGAAGATCGTCCGCACTGAACTCGACAAAACCCTGCCTGATATTTCCGGGCTCAACCTCGAAGAGCAAAAACGTCTCGACGCCATGGTCAACGCCATCAGCAATAAAATCCTTCATCACCCGATCAATTATCTGAAGAACACGGATTTTTGCCATAACAGCCAACCGGCCGCAACCATTCGCAGAATTTTTCACCTCGCCGGCGAAGATGGTCAATAA
- the ccsB gene encoding c-type cytochrome biogenesis protein CcsB encodes MTTVYTLLLVAALILYAMSLGLSFIAIFRFSGKTLSRSRTLIQVGALLHLLAFCWRCHEAQSLAVSNLHESLSFFALLLALAFLLISRKNPVLMLAAFITPLLISFTLAALLSPQAITPQPPVLKSFWLPLHVFLSFAGNAFLALGCGLACMYLLQEHLIKKKKTKGLFRALPALQKLDELNYLCLRLGFPLLTLGIISGSVWASYAWGAHWSWDPKETWSLITWLLFAALLHGRMSAGWRGRKAALMTIVGFIALMFTFLGVNLLLSGLHGYSH; translated from the coding sequence ATGACTACTGTCTATACCCTACTACTGGTCGCAGCCCTGATCCTCTATGCCATGAGCCTGGGATTGAGCTTTATCGCCATCTTTCGCTTTTCCGGCAAAACCTTATCCCGCAGCCGGACCCTGATCCAGGTTGGGGCCCTGCTCCATCTGCTGGCTTTCTGCTGGCGTTGTCACGAAGCCCAGAGTCTGGCCGTCAGCAATCTCCATGAGTCTCTCTCTTTCTTCGCCCTTTTACTGGCTCTGGCTTTTCTCCTGATCAGCCGTAAAAACCCGGTCCTGATGCTGGCGGCCTTCATCACCCCGCTACTCATAAGCTTTACCCTGGCGGCCCTGCTTTCACCCCAGGCCATCACTCCGCAACCGCCGGTTCTAAAGAGCTTCTGGCTACCGCTGCATGTTTTTTTAAGCTTCGCCGGCAACGCTTTTCTCGCCCTGGGTTGTGGCCTGGCATGCATGTACCTGCTGCAGGAACATTTGATCAAAAAGAAAAAAACAAAGGGGCTGTTTCGGGCTCTGCCCGCCCTGCAGAAACTTGACGAGCTCAACTACCTCTGCCTGCGCCTTGGGTTTCCTCTGCTCACCCTGGGAATCATCAGCGGTTCAGTCTGGGCTTCGTATGCCTGGGGAGCCCACTGGAGCTGGGACCCGAAAGAAACCTGGTCCCTGATCACCTGGCTGCTCTTTGCCGCCCTTCTGCATGGGCGCATGAGCGCCGGCTGGCGCGGTCGCAAGGCGGCGCTCATGACAATCGTCGGTTTTATCGCGCTGATGTTTACCTTTCTAGGGGTCAACCTGCTGCTTAGCGGCCTGCATGGCTACAGTCACTGA
- a CDS encoding UDP-3-O-acyl-N-acetylglucosamine deacetylase → MFFQRTLKNEISCVGIGLHSGLKVRLVLKPAPAHHGIKLQRFENGQLLTTIPASSEFVVDTSLATTLGRDGHVIGTVEHLLSAFSGLGVDNALVEVHGPEVPIMDGSANPFVYLLKTAGITRQVEGKSYLRMIGTVTVSEGDKWARLGPQPPFSKTSLSIISHIEFDHPMIGSQSFSFSFAKMAYDRQISRARTFGFLQEVEWLKARNLARGGSLDNAIVLDEFSVMNADGLRFADEFARHKVLDCFGDVSLLGMPLIGVLEANKTGHALNYKLVQAVLENTEAWEKVSGEEHSEFFFPGLPDPRLVMGEALF, encoded by the coding sequence ATGTTTTTTCAGAGAACCTTAAAAAACGAGATTTCCTGTGTCGGTATTGGCCTGCATTCCGGGCTTAAGGTGAGGCTGGTTCTGAAACCGGCTCCGGCCCACCATGGAATCAAGCTGCAGCGCTTTGAAAACGGACAGTTATTGACGACGATTCCGGCTTCTTCAGAATTCGTGGTCGATACCTCGCTGGCGACGACACTGGGCCGTGACGGCCATGTTATCGGTACGGTTGAACATCTGCTTTCGGCTTTCTCGGGGCTTGGAGTGGATAATGCCCTGGTGGAAGTGCATGGTCCCGAGGTCCCGATCATGGATGGCAGCGCCAACCCTTTTGTGTATCTTCTCAAAACCGCGGGGATCACCAGGCAGGTTGAAGGCAAATCTTACCTGCGGATGATCGGAACGGTTACGGTCAGCGAGGGTGATAAATGGGCCCGTCTTGGTCCACAACCGCCTTTTTCCAAGACTTCGCTTTCGATTATCAGTCATATTGAATTTGATCACCCGATGATCGGTTCCCAAAGCTTCAGTTTTTCCTTTGCCAAGATGGCTTATGACCGTCAGATCAGCCGGGCCCGGACTTTCGGTTTCCTGCAGGAAGTGGAGTGGCTCAAGGCCCGCAATCTGGCCCGGGGCGGTTCCCTGGATAACGCAATTGTTCTGGACGAATTTTCCGTGATGAACGCGGATGGTTTGCGTTTTGCCGATGAATTCGCCCGGCATAAAGTGCTTGATTGCTTCGGTGATGTCAGCCTGCTGGGCATGCCTTTGATCGGGGTTCTGGAAGCCAATAAGACCGGTCACGCTCTTAACTATAAGCTGGTTCAAGCCGTGCTTGAAAATACCGAAGCCTGGGAAAAGGTCAGTGGCGAAGAGCACTCTGAGTTTTTCTTCCCGGGTCTCCCGGATCCCCGTCTGGTTATGGGGGAAGCGTTGTTTTAA
- a CDS encoding uroporphyrinogen-III synthase: protein MPATYRKPPLQDLSILVTRPEKQARKFVQELENAGARTHLLPTIVTVPPPDWLATDRAITELALYQWLIFSSVNGVEAFLQRFREKQGDEKSLSQIKIVSVGPETARAIQAAGLHCTLIAKEYAAEGLIELFADRDLKGHRILLPRALKARELLPETLRRQGAEVNVVAVYQTIFPPQSSLLLEELLRCRKIDIITLTSASTANNLVENCHHPAACSRLRKITTACIGPITAAAATAAGLQVKIVAPDYTSAGLLQALIDFAANNPTLKR from the coding sequence ATGCCGGCAACTTATCGAAAGCCACCCCTGCAGGATCTTTCAATCCTGGTTACCCGGCCTGAAAAACAGGCCCGCAAATTTGTGCAGGAACTTGAGAACGCCGGGGCCCGGACGCACCTCCTGCCCACAATCGTAACCGTGCCGCCGCCGGACTGGCTTGCGACCGACCGGGCCATTACCGAACTGGCCCTCTACCAGTGGTTGATCTTCAGCAGCGTCAACGGCGTCGAAGCTTTCTTGCAACGTTTCAGGGAAAAGCAGGGTGATGAAAAGAGCCTCTCACAAATAAAAATAGTCTCGGTGGGACCAGAAACCGCACGGGCAATTCAGGCGGCCGGCCTGCATTGCACTCTGATCGCCAAGGAATACGCCGCCGAAGGTCTGATTGAGCTGTTTGCCGATCGCGACCTCAAAGGCCATAGAATCCTTCTGCCGAGAGCCCTTAAAGCCCGCGAGCTGTTACCCGAAACCCTGCGTCGACAAGGGGCGGAGGTAAATGTCGTGGCGGTATACCAGACCATTTTCCCGCCGCAATCATCCCTTTTACTGGAAGAACTTCTGCGTTGCCGGAAAATTGACATCATCACGCTGACCAGCGCCTCGACAGCCAACAACCTGGTCGAAAATTGTCATCATCCCGCAGCCTGCTCCCGGCTGCGGAAGATCACCACCGCCTGTATCGGCCCGATTACCGCCGCGGCCGCCACGGCCGCCGGCCTGCAGGTTAAGATCGTTGCCCCCGACTATACCAGCGCGGGCCTGCTGCAAGCCCTGATTGATTTTGCCGCAAACAATCCGACCCTAAAGAGATAA
- the hemB gene encoding porphobilinogen synthase — protein sequence MYFPVYRPRRLRADANIRRMIRETSLSVDDFIAPLFVCPGEGVRRPISSMPGNFQLSPDELVLEARRLKGLGIPAVILFGIPEHKDEAGSEAYDDGGIIQQAVRALKAEVRDLLVITDVCLCEYTSHGHCGIVVEGEVDNDQTLKLLAREALSHARAGADMVAPSDMMDGRVGCIRQALDEAGFARVSLMAYAVKYASAFYGPFRDAAQSPPQFGDRKGYQMDPANAREALREAALDIAEGADIIMVKPALPYLDILHSLRREFNYPLAAYNVSGEFAMIKAAAEKGWIDGELAMLESLMAIKRAGADMILTYFSAEAAALL from the coding sequence ATGTACTTTCCTGTTTACCGACCCCGCCGTCTGCGAGCGGACGCCAATATTCGGCGCATGATCAGAGAAACCTCGCTTTCGGTCGATGATTTTATCGCGCCTCTGTTTGTTTGTCCCGGAGAAGGTGTCCGCCGGCCGATCAGCTCGATGCCGGGTAATTTTCAGCTTTCGCCTGATGAACTGGTTCTTGAAGCTCGAAGGCTGAAAGGTCTGGGCATTCCGGCGGTTATTTTGTTCGGTATCCCCGAGCACAAGGATGAAGCGGGCAGCGAGGCCTATGATGATGGTGGCATTATTCAACAAGCGGTGCGCGCCCTGAAGGCCGAGGTTCGCGATCTGCTCGTGATAACCGATGTCTGTCTTTGCGAGTATACCTCGCATGGTCATTGCGGAATCGTGGTTGAGGGCGAAGTTGATAATGATCAAACCCTGAAGCTGCTGGCCCGGGAAGCACTTTCTCATGCCCGGGCCGGGGCGGATATGGTTGCCCCTTCCGATATGATGGACGGTCGGGTCGGCTGTATTCGCCAGGCCCTTGACGAAGCTGGTTTTGCGCGGGTGAGCCTGATGGCTTATGCGGTCAAATATGCATCAGCTTTTTACGGGCCCTTTCGGGACGCAGCTCAATCTCCCCCCCAATTCGGAGATCGGAAGGGTTACCAGATGGACCCCGCCAACGCCCGTGAGGCCCTGCGCGAAGCCGCGCTTGATATCGCGGAAGGCGCCGATATCATCATGGTCAAGCCGGCTCTGCCTTACCTTGACATTCTCCATTCCTTGCGCCGGGAATTTAATTATCCCCTGGCCGCGTATAATGTCAGTGGCGAATTTGCGATGATTAAGGCGGCCGCGGAAAAGGGCTGGATTGATGGTGAACTGGCTATGCTGGAATCCCTGATGGCGATTAAACGGGCCGGGGCGGACATGATTCTGACCTATTTTTCCGCCGAAGCGGCGGCCCTCTTATGA
- the cysK gene encoding cysteine synthase A, with amino-acid sequence MEYFDILSVIGNTPVLRLVKISPLPIFAKAEYLNPGGSVKDRVAKHMVSQAEKRGQLKPGSTIIEATSGNTGIAVAFVGVHRGYRVIIVMPEDMSEERKKIIKALGAELVLTPARESLTGAVKKGKELAATIKNSYILGQFENPDNPEIHYLTTGAELWQQLEGNVDAFVAGVGSGGTLGGVGRFLKEQKAGIRVVAVEPENSAALLGQEPGLHQIQGIGDGFVPPVLDVSLIDEVVTVSDEDAIATARNLARMEGTMVGTSSGANVWAAMKIARRLGPDKRVATILPDRIERYFSTSLI; translated from the coding sequence ATGGAATATTTTGATATTTTAAGTGTGATCGGCAACACTCCGGTTTTGCGTCTGGTCAAGATTTCACCGCTGCCGATATTTGCCAAGGCTGAATATCTTAACCCGGGGGGCAGCGTCAAAGATCGCGTAGCCAAACACATGGTCTCCCAGGCCGAGAAACGGGGACAGCTCAAGCCGGGTTCGACCATTATCGAGGCCACTTCCGGTAATACCGGCATCGCGGTTGCCTTTGTCGGGGTGCATCGCGGTTATCGAGTAATTATCGTGATGCCGGAGGATATGAGCGAGGAACGCAAAAAAATAATCAAGGCCCTGGGGGCCGAACTGGTGCTGACTCCGGCCCGTGAGAGTTTGACCGGGGCGGTCAAAAAGGGCAAGGAACTGGCGGCAACCATTAAAAATTCTTATATTCTCGGACAGTTTGAAAATCCCGACAATCCGGAAATTCATTATTTAACCACCGGGGCCGAGCTTTGGCAGCAGCTTGAGGGCAATGTCGATGCCTTTGTCGCCGGGGTCGGCAGCGGCGGCACCCTGGGCGGGGTCGGACGTTTTCTCAAGGAACAGAAAGCCGGTATTCGTGTGGTGGCGGTGGAACCGGAAAACTCGGCGGCGTTGCTGGGACAGGAACCGGGGCTGCATCAGATTCAGGGCATCGGTGATGGTTTCGTGCCGCCGGTTCTGGATGTGTCGCTGATTGATGAAGTGGTTACGGTCAGCGATGAAGATGCGATAGCCACAGCTCGTAATCTGGCCCGCATGGAAGGGACGATGGTCGGGACTTCCTCCGGCGCCAATGTCTGGGCGGCGATGAAGATCGCGCGCCGGTTGGGACCGGACAAGCGAGTGGCGACAATTCTGCCGGATCGGATTGAAAGGTATTTCAGTACTAGTCTGATTTAG
- the gatA gene encoding Asp-tRNA(Asn)/Glu-tRNA(Gln) amidotransferase subunit GatA, with product MELYNCSLEELGRLFARGEVSALAITRSVLDRIAELDAQVGAYLEVDENGALAQAEAADQRRRNGEKISPLCGMPLGLKDLLSTKGMKTTCASRMLADYRPEFDATVVTRLREAGAVLLGKLNMDEFAMGSSTENSAFHPTRNPWNLGRVPGGSSGGSTAAVAAGMAIASLGSDTGGSIRQPASFCGVVGLKPSYGRVSRYGLVAFASSLDQIGPITATVADAALLLGVIAGFDAFDSTSVKAPVPDYYQGLDREIEGLRIGVPREYFAAGLDPEVEAAVNQACRQLGSLGARLDEVSLPHTDYAVATYYLLATAEASSNLARYDGVKYGFRDTQAESLIEMYRRTRAQGFGEEVKRRIMLGTYALSAGYYDAYYRKAQQVRTLITQDFDQVFRDFDVIVAPVCPTPAFAFGEKVDDPLAMYLSDILTIPVNLAGLPAISVPCGLTAQGLPVGLQLIARPFAEEMLLRVARHYEQVSGWNGCRPQLQGNKGKAVR from the coding sequence ATGGAATTATACAATTGTTCTCTGGAAGAACTGGGGCGGCTTTTCGCCCGGGGCGAGGTTTCGGCGTTGGCGATCACCCGTTCGGTCCTGGATCGGATTGCGGAACTTGATGCGCAAGTCGGAGCTTATCTTGAAGTTGATGAGAACGGTGCCTTGGCTCAGGCGGAGGCCGCCGATCAACGGCGCCGGAACGGAGAGAAAATTTCTCCGCTGTGCGGCATGCCTCTGGGGCTTAAGGATCTGCTTTCCACCAAGGGGATGAAAACCACCTGCGCCTCGCGGATGCTGGCGGATTATCGTCCCGAGTTTGACGCGACCGTTGTGACCCGGTTACGGGAAGCGGGCGCGGTTTTGCTGGGCAAGCTGAATATGGATGAGTTCGCCATGGGCTCGTCCACGGAAAACTCCGCTTTTCATCCAACTCGTAATCCCTGGAATCTCGGGCGCGTGCCGGGAGGTTCCAGCGGAGGTTCAACCGCCGCGGTGGCGGCGGGCATGGCCATCGCCAGTCTCGGCTCCGATACCGGCGGTTCGATTCGGCAACCGGCCTCTTTTTGCGGGGTGGTGGGTTTAAAGCCTTCCTACGGGCGAGTCTCTCGTTATGGTCTGGTGGCTTTTGCTTCTTCCTTGGATCAGATCGGGCCAATTACGGCAACCGTGGCCGACGCTGCCCTGCTCTTAGGCGTCATCGCTGGTTTTGATGCTTTTGATTCAACCTCGGTCAAGGCGCCGGTGCCGGATTATTATCAAGGTCTGGACAGGGAAATTGAAGGCCTGCGCATCGGGGTGCCGCGGGAATATTTTGCCGCCGGTCTGGACCCGGAAGTCGAAGCTGCGGTCAATCAGGCCTGCAGGCAGCTGGGCTCTCTCGGGGCTCGGCTGGATGAGGTTTCTCTGCCTCATACCGATTACGCCGTGGCGACCTATTACCTGCTGGCGACCGCCGAGGCGAGTTCCAACCTTGCCCGCTACGACGGGGTCAAGTACGGCTTTCGTGACACTCAGGCCGAAAGTCTGATCGAGATGTATCGTCGGACTCGGGCGCAGGGCTTCGGCGAAGAAGTCAAACGCCGGATCATGCTTGGGACCTATGCATTGTCGGCCGGCTATTATGACGCCTATTACCGCAAGGCGCAGCAGGTCAGAACCCTGATTACCCAGGATTTTGACCAGGTGTTCAGGGATTTTGATGTGATTGTCGCCCCGGTCTGTCCCACCCCCGCCTTTGCGTTTGGGGAAAAAGTCGATGACCCGCTGGCGATGTATCTCTCCGATATTCTAACGATTCCGGTGAATCTCGCGGGTCTGCCGGCGATTTCGGTGCCTTGCGGTCTGACGGCCCAGGGGTTGCCCGTGGGTTTGCAGCTGATTGCCCGGCCATTTGCTGAGGAAATGCTGCTGCGGGTCGCCCGGCATTACGAGCAGGTCTCCGGCTGGAACGGCTGTCGGCCCCAGCTCCAGGGCAATAAGGGAAAGGCGGTGCGGTGA
- a CDS encoding ribonuclease HI: MKQVTIYTDGGCLGNPGPGGYGVVLLYGGHRRELSEGFRETTNNRMELLACIKALEILKEPCAVTLFSDSKYVVDGINLGWARRWQQNQWIRDRKSGARALNPDLWQRLLAQTEKHRVTMCWVKGHAGNAENERCDVLANTAARTAAQNTDQGYLNIRTATNN; this comes from the coding sequence ATGAAACAGGTGACAATTTACACCGATGGCGGTTGTCTCGGCAACCCCGGCCCAGGTGGGTACGGGGTCGTTCTGCTTTACGGTGGACATCGCCGAGAGCTTTCCGAGGGCTTTCGCGAAACCACCAATAACCGCATGGAGCTGCTGGCCTGCATCAAGGCCCTGGAAATTCTCAAGGAACCTTGCGCGGTCACGCTGTTCAGCGATTCCAAATATGTGGTTGACGGTATCAACCTGGGCTGGGCCCGACGCTGGCAGCAGAACCAGTGGATCAGAGACCGGAAAAGCGGGGCCCGGGCGCTGAATCCCGATCTCTGGCAGCGGTTGTTGGCCCAGACCGAAAAACACCGGGTGACCATGTGCTGGGTCAAGGGCCATGCCGGCAATGCGGAAAATGAACGCTGCGACGTACTCGCCAATACGGCCGCCCGGACGGCCGCGCAAAACACCGACCAAGGCTACCTGAACATCCGCACTGCAACGAATAATTGA